The Thermosynechococcus sp. CL-1 genomic interval TTGGGATCAAGCCAAATCCGCATGGCATAGGTGCGTTGACCAAAGACCTGAACCTGCCCTACCCCCTTCAGACGTTGCAGGGGTTGCACCACGTAGAGGGTCGCGTAGTTACTAATGAATGTGGCGTCGTAGTTGTATCCCTCCTCTGGGTATAGGGCTAGGGCCAAAACAATCTGATTTGTGGATTTCCTGACATTTACCCCAGTGTTGATGACCTCTGGTGGCAGTTGGGAGGTGACTGATGCCACTAAGTTATTCACATCCACCGCTGCAATGTTTTCGTCGTAGCCCTCAGTGAAGGTGATCGTGATATTGCTGTTGCCAAAGCTGTTACTGCTGGAGTCAATGTAATCCATCCCCTCCACGCCATTAATTTGCGTTTCTAAGATCGTGGTGACATTCGTTTCAACGGTTTCAGCGTTGGCACCTGCATAGTTGGCAGACACCTGAATTGTTGGCGGTGTAACGTTAGGGTAATACTCAATGGGCAGCGTTGGCAGCGCGATCGTCCCCACCAGAATAATCAGCAGAGAACAAACCGTGGCAAAAACCGGGCGCTTAATAAAAAAATCGCTAATCATGCTCTTTTAAGACTCAGGAGTAATGGGCACACCATCGCGCAGGCGCTGAATTCCCGAGACAACAATTTGCTCTCCCGGTTTGAGGCCTTCAAAAACTTGATATCTATTTCCTTGGATTGCCCCTACTTGAATGGGCTTTTGTTTGGCAATCATTTTGCCCTCGGCGTCTTTTTCGGCAACAAAGACAAAGTTTTGGCCGGCAAGATTGGAGACAGCCGTGGTCGGCACCAAAATCCCCGGTTGCTGATCGAGAATAATGCGGGCTTGAATTTGTTGATCGGCACGGAGATTATTCCGCGTATTGTCGTAGAGCGCTTTCACTAAAATGGTTTGGGTATTGTTTGTGGTATTGGGGGCAATGAAAAAGACGGAACTCGTACCGACGACATTGCCATTCATGTCTATTAATTCCACTGGCGTCCCCATCCGAATGCGGGGGATTTGCTCAATGGGCACTTGGATATAGACTTCTAGGGGTTGATTTGAGGTCAGGGTGAGGAGGTCGGTTTGGGGCGTTACAAAATCGCCCACTTTGGGGGGAATATTGCCGACAACACCACTAAAGGGAGCACGCACCTGAAACCAATTCAGGACAACGGCCTGCTGCTGGGCATTGGCTTGGGCAGCCAAGAGGACTTTTTCTAACTGGGCAATGGTAGCCTGTTGGGCACGAATATCCCCCTCGGTTTGTTGGAGTGCTGCTTGGGCAGTGCGAAAGCTGGTGATGAAGGATTGCGCTTGTTCTTTGGAAACAGCCCCTTCTTCAAAGAGTGCTGTATAGCGTTCCGCTTGAATCCGATTGAACTCTACGGTGGCCAGATTGGAGCGGCGCTGGGCTTCAAGGGCGCGGAGGATCGAGCGGGCATTCTCTACATTGGCTTGGGCGGATTGAATCGCAGCTAAGTTGCTGGCCACAACGGCTTGCTGTTCTGAGGGGTCAATGAGAAGGAGGGGCTGACCTTGAGTGACAAACTGGCCGTTTTGAACATTGATTTGCGCAATTCGACCGGAAACTTGGGGTTGTAGCGTGATCGACTCACGGGATTGCAAAGAGGCATTGTAAACAGCGGTTTGCGAAAGGGTTTCCGTTTGAACCGCCGCAAGTTTCACCCGTGCCGCTGGTGGGGGAGCCGTTGCCTTTGGTTGGCCACAGGCGGTAGCGAGGAAGCAAAGACTGCCTAGGAGAGCTGACGTGAACAGTTGCCGTTGCACCATACCTCAGACCTTAAATGTCACCCAGAGTGGGCAATAAATATCCTCAGTCTAGCCTAGGGGCGCCTATGGCGAGTGCTGCTTTGATAATTAGTTTCTGTGTATCTAGGCGAAATAGAGAATAGCTCCTATTGGCACTCCTCCGCTAAGATGTAGAGCAAGGGGCAGGGGGTCATTGCTGGCTCACCTTAGAGGCTAGGACAGTCCTTGCGCCAACCTTTATCAACGACAGTACAGGTACCAGTGGCTCTTACCAAGAAAACACAGCAAGAACAACCCATGATTAATGAGCGCATCCGTTTTCCTCGGGTGCGGGTGGTGGATAGTGATGGTTCCCAATTGGGGATTATGTCGTCCCAAGAGGCGATCGCGATCGCCCGTGAAAAGGAACTTGATCTTGTTCTCGTCAGTGACAAGGCAGATCCACCCGTTTGCAAAATTATTGACTACGGCAAGTTTCGCTTTGAGCAGGAAAAGAAGGCGCGGGAAGCCCGCAAAAAGCAGCACACCTCCGATGTCAAAGAGGTGAAGATGCGCTACAAAATCGAAGAACACGATTACAACGTTTGCATCAACCGCGCCGAGCGTTTCCTTAAGGCTGGAGACAAGGTGAAGGCCACTGTGACCTTCCGAGGGCGGGAAATTCAACACTCCCATTTGGCAGAAGAACTCCTCAACCGCATGGCCAATGACCTGCAAGCGGTGGCCGAAGTGCAGCAGGCACCAAAGCAAGAGGGGCGCAATATGATCATGTTTTTGGCACCGAAGCGGTAATCAATGCTGGGGGGCGTATGTTTGGCTTTCGTCCAGACTCCAAATCTACCCCGCTGGATATTTCAGACCATGAGAAACCCCGTTCGGCACTGCTGCTAGCGATCGCCGCCCTTGTCACGATTCTTCTTTGGCAGATTCCCTTGGGGAACTATCTGCTGTATCCCTTTACAATCTTGGCCACATGGTTCCACGAGATGGGGCATGGCCTGACGGCGATTCTGTTGGGGGGCTACTTTCGCGAATTAGTCATCTATCCCAGTGGTTCAGGATTTGCGCGCTATGGGGGCGAGGTGCTGCTGGGCAATTTGGGACATGGCTTAGTCGCCATTGGCGGACCTCTAGGACCGGCGATCGCTGGCAGTGTCTTTATTTTGTCGAGCCGCTCTCATCGCGCCACAGATATTTGCCTCAAAGCCCTAGGAATAATGATTCTCGCCTCAGTGCTGCTGTGGGTGCGATCGCTCTTTGGCATTGTCTTCATGACGTTGGTGGGGATTGCCATTCTGCTGGTGGCCTATCGCGGCAATCGCTGGCTCAAGGGCATTTCGATTCAATTCCTTGGGGTGCAGGCCTGTATTAGCACATTTCAGCAGGTGGACTACCTCTTTACCTATGCCATGCCGGGGGGGCAGCTTTCCGATACAGGGCTTCTCCAACAGTACCTCTGGCTCCCCTATTGGCTGTGGGGGGCGCTGATTTCTGTGATGACCTTGGGGTTGCTGCTGTGGAGTCTCAAGGTGGCCTATACCCGGTCTAAGTAATGCCCCAGCGGTGTCGCCAACGACTGGTGGATTCACGGTTAGCGGTTTGTTGCTCCGCTTGGCGGCGCGATCGAATCATCTCCGCACTATCCCGCAGGTGCGGATCGCGGTAGGGAATACCCGCGCGGGTTTGCAAATGTTCCTGCTCCATCAGCGACAGGGGAATAAGCTGATCGGCTTGCCAGCGAGCCACGGTTCCCTGTGCCCATTCATGGCTGTGCTGGGGGGCAACAATCGGCAGCGTCCCAAGGTGTAAACCCGCCGCCTGCAAAGCAGAACGAACGGCAGCAGCACGACAATAGGTGGCCAAATGCCCCGCAGGCGCCAAACACTGAGCCACTAGACGCAAAAATTCTACCGTCCAGAGTTGCGGACAGCGCTGCGGTGAAAAGGGATCAAGAAAAATCGCATCTGCTTGGAATCCTTGGCGAACAAGGTCTTGAATGGTTTGGCGGGCATCACCAATTAAAAGCCGTGCCTCACAGGAGGGGGTGGTCACCTGCTGTTGCTGAGCGAGTCCCTCAAGAATCCCTTGAACCGATGCTGGCCAAGGGGGCATGACCGCTAAAGCTGCTTGGGGAACGCCCAGATCCAGTTCTAGACCGATGACGGTGACCTGACAGGTGGGATTGTGCTGCCAAATAACCTCTAACGCAGCGGCTGTGTTGTAGCCCAAACCATAGCAGATGTCCAAAAGGCGCAGATGAGAAGCTTGGGCTTTGCGGGGCAGATCGGTGGCGATCGCGAACTTTTCAAAGGCTTCCTGACGCGCTCCCCCAAGACTATGGAACGTTTCGCCAAACTCTGGAGAATAAAACGTAAAAGAGCCGTCTGCTGTGGGTTGGGGTTGCCACATTGAGTGCAAGGCAGCAGCTAAGTTTTGGGAATAGGCCATCACTGGGTTTGCGTGGGGGGCTCTGGTTGGGGGGCAGGTGGTCGGTTCATGGTCACAACGCCAATTCCCGTGATCAAAAGGACAATGACGATGCCGCCAACAATCAGTAACCAAGGGGGAGAGGATTTAGGGGCGGGTGCTGACTCTGGGGTAGCATTGGCTGGCAGCGATGGGGGCGTGGCATTAAATTCCGTTTCTTCTTCTGCACCTTCCTCAGCTTGGGTAATCGTTGAGGTCATGGGCACGGCCTTAATGCTGTGATAGTTGACGCTCTTCAAATACTTAATAAACTCCGCCTCGCCCATGGACACAGTGGCATAGTGCGCCTTAACGGATCCGCCAAAGTTAATTTCATCTCCATCTTTTAGCTCATGGCTTTGCACCCGCTGGCCATTCACTAGGATACCGTTGGCACTGGGCTTACCATCGGCATTCCCATCCACGACGCGATAGCGATAGCCATTTGGTGAGGGAATCCGCAGCAGCAGGGCGTGTTGCCGTGAAACCGTATGACCATGAATCACGATCGCATTGGTGACATCGCGGCCAATGGAGTAGGTTGCCGCATCCAAAGGAATCGTGCGCTTACCCGTTTCATCCTCAATGTTGAGTAGATGGTGCTCACGGTTACCACTCATGGGAACAACTTAGATTAATTGACGATTGCTAATCAATATCTTAGCCTGAGGACTAGAATTCCCAAAGATACTACAAAAGCTAAGGGCAACAATCATCCCCTCTCAACATCAGGAACTAGAACCTAAACGTGGAGCGCAAAACTCCGACCCCTATTATTTAGATAGAACATTTATCGTTCTAAATAATCAGACTAGCACTCTGTGTCATAATGCCAAAATCAATTTATTCGCAATTTATTCGATCTGTTCGATAATGTAGAGCGATAGGTGAGGCCGATTTTCACCTACGCGGTTTCCTGAGCCACCAAAGGAAAGAGGCGCACAGGGGCTAGGGCTTGCAGTTGTTGACCGAGGCGAAAGGCTTGGGGTTCGTAAAGTGCGAGGGTCAGTGTCGCAGGCAGTTGCTGGATAAAGGTGCGCGATCGCGGCAGGGGCAGACCCGTAATCTTGGTGATCAGATTGCCAATTTCTAGGGCAGCTTCCGCGTTGCGCGGTTGACCGACCCAAAGCCGCCAGAGACGGCGGGGCGCCATTTTGCCCTGTTCAATGCGCCGTAGGCCATCAATGGTTGCTAAAACAATCAGGCGATCGCCCACCGTGAGTTGCAGCGTATCACTGGGCAAAAACTGATGACTGATCT includes:
- a CDS encoding efflux RND transporter periplasmic adaptor subunit; amino-acid sequence: MVQRQLFTSALLGSLCFLATACGQPKATAPPPAARVKLAAVQTETLSQTAVYNASLQSRESITLQPQVSGRIAQINVQNGQFVTQGQPLLLIDPSEQQAVVASNLAAIQSAQANVENARSILRALEAQRRSNLATVEFNRIQAERYTALFEEGAVSKEQAQSFITSFRTAQAALQQTEGDIRAQQATIAQLEKVLLAAQANAQQQAVVLNWFQVRAPFSGVVGNIPPKVGDFVTPQTDLLTLTSNQPLEVYIQVPIEQIPRIRMGTPVELIDMNGNVVGTSSVFFIAPNTTNNTQTILVKALYDNTRNNLRADQQIQARIILDQQPGILVPTTAVSNLAGQNFVFVAEKDAEGKMIAKQKPIQVGAIQGNRYQVFEGLKPGEQIVVSGIQRLRDGVPITPES
- the infC gene encoding translation initiation factor IF-3, translating into MINERIRFPRVRVVDSDGSQLGIMSSQEAIAIAREKELDLVLVSDKADPPVCKIIDYGKFRFEQEKKAREARKKQHTSDVKEVKMRYKIEEHDYNVCINRAERFLKAGDKVKATVTFRGREIQHSHLAEELLNRMANDLQAVAEVQQAPKQEGRNMIMFLAPKR
- a CDS encoding M50 family metallopeptidase, whose product is MFGFRPDSKSTPLDISDHEKPRSALLLAIAALVTILLWQIPLGNYLLYPFTILATWFHEMGHGLTAILLGGYFRELVIYPSGSGFARYGGEVLLGNLGHGLVAIGGPLGPAIAGSVFILSSRSHRATDICLKALGIMILASVLLWVRSLFGIVFMTLVGIAILLVAYRGNRWLKGISIQFLGVQACISTFQQVDYLFTYAMPGGQLSDTGLLQQYLWLPYWLWGALISVMTLGLLLWSLKVAYTRSK
- a CDS encoding tRNA (5-methylaminomethyl-2-thiouridine)(34)-methyltransferase MnmD gives rise to the protein MWQPQPTADGSFTFYSPEFGETFHSLGGARQEAFEKFAIATDLPRKAQASHLRLLDICYGLGYNTAAALEVIWQHNPTCQVTVIGLELDLGVPQAALAVMPPWPASVQGILEGLAQQQQVTTPSCEARLLIGDARQTIQDLVRQGFQADAIFLDPFSPQRCPQLWTVEFLRLVAQCLAPAGHLATYCRAAAVRSALQAAGLHLGTLPIVAPQHSHEWAQGTVARWQADQLIPLSLMEQEHLQTRAGIPYRDPHLRDSAEMIRSRRQAEQQTANRESTSRWRHRWGIT
- a CDS encoding FHA domain-containing protein, giving the protein MSGNREHHLLNIEDETGKRTIPLDAATYSIGRDVTNAIVIHGHTVSRQHALLLRIPSPNGYRYRVVDGNADGKPSANGILVNGQRVQSHELKDGDEINFGGSVKAHYATVSMGEAEFIKYLKSVNYHSIKAVPMTSTITQAEEGAEEETEFNATPPSLPANATPESAPAPKSSPPWLLIVGGIVIVLLITGIGVVTMNRPPAPQPEPPTQTQ